In a single window of the Acyrthosiphon pisum isolate AL4f chromosome X, pea_aphid_22Mar2018_4r6ur, whole genome shotgun sequence genome:
- the LOC107884268 gene encoding zinc finger BED domain-containing protein 1-like, whose product MRLLKTKHVTVPLKRPLLVNYDNIDDPSDPDVPASTSAFVSTGSSRVVSEAAGPSASNVPKQSAITQYISKPISLTKSKAIDLQITKFIVKHFHPFSLVEETEFHNLMLAPNYIVPSRKTISNSLLIQMYESVLEKVKTDLHDVSAVFLTTDGWTSINNQHYIALTVHFLNSETKLCSRLIGCINYNEQCTSVELAKFLMTTVEAWNIEDKISAVVTDNASNIVNAVKKNNWRHVPCFAHVLYIGIQRGLTHLKTIMTKIKNIVEFFKQSSGALHKLQKHQKQMGLPDLMLIQECKTRWNSAYHTIEEY is encoded by the coding sequence ATGCGCCTTCTAAAAACTAAGCATGTAACTGTGCCACTTAAAAGACCACTGCTGGTAAATTATGACAACATTGATGACCCATCCGACCCCGACGTGCCAGCATCTACAAGTGCCTTTGTGAGTACAGGTTCGTCGAGAGTAGTTTCTGAAGCAGCAGGGCCATCAGCATCAAATGTACCAAAACAAAGTGCCATCACACAGTATATAAGTAAGCCAATTTCTCTCACAAAATCAAAAGCTATAGACTTACAGATCACTAAATTTATCGTCAAACATTTTCATCCTTTTTCATTGGTAGAAGAAACAGAATTCCATAATCTGATGCTTGCACCAAATTACATTGTACCTTCCAgaaaaacaatatcaaatagTTTGCTAATACAAATGTACGAAAGTGTTCttgaaaaagttaaaactgACTTACATGATGTGAGTGCCGTATTTTTGACCACAGATGGTTGGACATCCATCAACAACCAACATTATATAGCCTTGACCgtccattttttaaattctgagacTAAATTGTGTTCTAGACTAATTGGTTGCATCAACTATAATGAGCAATGTACGTCAGTTGAACTTGCCAAGTTTTTGATGACTACTGTTGAAGCATGGAATATTGAAGATAAAATATCAGCAGTAGTCACAGATAATGCTTCAAATATAGTCAATGctgtaaagaaaaataattggaGACATGTCCCATGCTTTGCTCATGTCCTTTATATCGGCATTCAGCGTGGTCTGACACATTTGAAAACTATcatgactaaaataaaaaatatagttgaaTTTTTCAAGCAAAGTTCTGGGGCTCTGCATAAATTACAGAAGCATCAAAAACAAATGGGTTTACCAGATCTTATGCTGATTCAGGAGTGCAAAACTCGTTGGAATTCAGCCTATCACACGATAGAAGAGTACTAA
- the LOC107884271 gene encoding zinc finger BED domain-containing protein 1-like produces MSAENVVTISKQNLFYLFLLEHLRKFVFDINMQRDIISMAAELKATLDKYFKNLEGNDVQSQAIILDPRFKKYGFSSDHKFETCKVGLARKLQDINVQMPNEPVEERPTTSIVQSSTSIWKQFDEQVSSVLGQNNPFVACIVELDKYLSENLLNRQQDPLKWWSERKLLYPRLYEMVKRRLGVPATSVPSERVFSKAGMVLNSKRTRLTTEKVEKIIFIQSNM; encoded by the coding sequence ATGAGTGCTGAAAATGTTGTTaccatttcaaaacaaaatttattttatttgtttttactggAGCATTTgcgtaaatttgtttttgacatCAACATGCAACGTGACATAATTTCAATGGCTGCAGAATTAAAGGCAACATTGGATAAGTACTTCAAAAACTTAGAAGGTAACGACGTTCAATCACAAGCAATTATACTCGACCCACGTTTTAAAAAGTATGGATTTTCCAGTGATCACAAATTTGAAACGTGTAAAGTAGGCTTGGCAAGAAAATTACAGGACATAAATGTTCAAATGCCAAACGAACCTGTCGAAGAACGTCCAACTACTTCTATTGTACAAAGTTCGACAAGTATTTGGAAACAGTTTGATGAACAAGTCAGCTCGGTTCTTGGTCAAAATAATCCATTTGTGGCATGCATTGTAGAGTTGGACAAATACTTGAGTGAAAATCTCTTAAATCGTCAACAGGATCCTTTGAAGTGGTGGTCTGAAAGAAAGCTTTTATACCCCAGACTATATGAAATGGTTAAAAGACGACTTGGTGTACCAGCAACATCTGTTCCCAGTGAGCGAGTTTTTTCAAAAGCTGGTATGGTTCTTAATAGCAAAAGAACCAGACTTACAActgaaaaagtagaaaaaattatatttatacagtcAAACATGTAA